The genomic stretch CTGATTCTCCAGCTCTCCAAGGGGGCGCGCCAGTACGCCGATATCCGCTACCTCCGCAAGATTATTGAAGCCGCCGTTGAGTCCCACCCTGAGTTGCCCATCGCCGTCCACTGCGACCACGGCGACACTCTCGGTCTCATCCAGACCTGCATCGCCGACGGTTACACTTCCGTGATGATCGACGGCTCGCACGAGCCCTTCGAGGAGAACGTGCGCCTCACCCAGGCCGTCGTCGAGGTCGCGCACGCTGCCGGCGTCGTCGTCGAGGCCGAACTCGGCATGCTCGGCGGCATCGAGGAAGACGTGGTCGGGCTGGATGCGGCCGAGTACGAAGCTCGCATCCAGGAGTTTCTCACCGACCCCCAGCAGGCCGCCGACTTCTGGAAGCAGACCGGCGTCGACAGTCTTGCCGTCGCCATCGGGACGAGCCATGGGGCTTACAAGTTCCGCCACGAGGCCAAGCTCGCCTTCGACCGCGTGGAGCAGATCATGAAGACGTGCCCTGGTCTGCCGCTCGTCATGCACGGCTCCTCCAGCGTGCCAGCCGAGTTCATCACGCTGATCAACAACTACGGCGGGCGCATGCCCAACGCGATGGGCGTCCCCGAAGAGCAGATCCGCATGGCCGTTACCAAGTACGGCGTCTGCAAGGTCAACATCGACACGGATCTGCGTCTCGCCCTGACCGCCAAGATCCGCGAGGTCTTCGCCACCAAGCCGGACGAATTCGATCCGCGCAAGTACCTGGGACCGGCCCGCGATGCGATCCAGGCCATGGTGCAGCGCAAACTCCACGTGCTGAACTGCGCCGGCAAGGCCGAGGCCGTCGTCGCCCACTGGAAGAAGCTCGGCAGCCCCGTCCCCACCCACTACGACCGCTAAGACCGCTGAGAATAGAGCCGCGGGTGCGCACTCTGCAGTGCACACCCGCGGACATGTTCCAGCATGCTCTGGCCGAACCCGCCGCTACTCGCGCGGACTGAGTTGCACGAACGTCAGCAGGACGCCGGCTTCCTCCGTCGAGATCGTCATCATCCCCGGCGCACTGTACTTCTGCAGCACGGCCGCCTTCTCCATGTCTCCACCCATCTGCTCGGCCATCTGCTGGCCGATCATCATCATCATCATACCGCCGATGTCCGGCATGCCGCCGCTCATCAACTGGTCGGAGTTCTTCACATAGTCCGTGACCGCATCCATGAAGCGGTTGTTGTCGATGTAGAACTGGAACCACGACTGCTCAGGCACCAGGCGCGCCAGCCGCTTCCACTGGTTCGTTTCGGCCAGCGGGTCGCCCGTGCCCGCGTCGATCCCGCGTTCGATCCCGGACCCGTTGCCGATCATCAGGCGATCCGAACCGACCGCCAGTGAGATCGTTCCCATGAAGGGAATCGGTACGTCAAAGACCTGCGTGCCGCGCACATCCCGACCCTGCAGCGGCATCATCGTGATATCCGGGTTGCTGATCACCCTGAGCAACGCGCCCTGGTCGCGGTGTCCCAGCGCCAACAGCATCCGCATTCCGTTCGGCGTGAACGGCCGCGCGTAGTTCATCGAGAAAGTCAGCGGCCCGCCGAGGTGGTCGACGAACTCCTTCCGCCAGTTGAACTTCACACCGCTCGGCAATTCCACTTCCTGCGCCTTGACGAACTCGTCCGCATCCGCCGGGTCGCCCTGCCGGATGATGGCTTCGATCTCATCGAGCAGCTTCGAGATGTTGAGATTGCACAAGCCGTAGAAGATCGTGTCCGCCGCCACGGTCGCGGGCGGCGCAGTGGGGCGATTCTCCATGCTCAGAATTCTGGCCAGACCAGTGCGGTTGCCCTTCATCAGCATGAGCAGGTCAATCTTGTAGTCGAAAGATGACTTCCCGATGCGGGCCTGCGCCACGATGCTGCCCAGCCCGTCGGTCCCCATCATCTTCAGCCCGGTTCGCAGGTCCTCCAGCTCGCTGGAGTCGGTCGCCGCCTTCACCAGCTCGACGATCTGCGGAATGTTGATCAGCATGCGGATGTTGCCGTTCGGCTTCAGGTGCCGCAGCAACGCCTTGTGATCATCATGATTCGCCAGCGAATCGCTC from Phycisphaerales bacterium encodes the following:
- a CDS encoding ketose-bisphosphate aldolase; amino-acid sequence: MPLMTTRPMFDLAYDGGFAVGAFNVNNMEITQAIINACAAESAPLILQLSKGARQYADIRYLRKIIEAAVESHPELPIAVHCDHGDTLGLIQTCIADGYTSVMIDGSHEPFEENVRLTQAVVEVAHAAGVVVEAELGMLGGIEEDVVGLDAAEYEARIQEFLTDPQQAADFWKQTGVDSLAVAIGTSHGAYKFRHEAKLAFDRVEQIMKTCPGLPLVMHGSSSVPAEFITLINNYGGRMPNAMGVPEEQIRMAVTKYGVCKVNIDTDLRLALTAKIREVFATKPDEFDPRKYLGPARDAIQAMVQRKLHVLNCAGKAEAVVAHWKKLGSPVPTHYDR